A genomic window from Lotus japonicus ecotype B-129 chromosome 1, LjGifu_v1.2 includes:
- the LOC130728320 gene encoding uncharacterized protein LOC130728320, whose protein sequence is MVPLTHVPFSLSTRCYRWPPSPFLLPLNTTVPPPHRGCIVCPAKTHEPPPYTKAPTMATPNSHEHASTTATAGHHRHASFHERTITSSPIFKAEAIFPQSFPFSCFSPLTQRTNKVAYVKGFKPMLLVFHLVKF, encoded by the exons ATGGTACCTCTCACTCACGTCCCCTTCTCCCTCTCCACGAGATGCTACCGCTGGCCACCATCAccatttcttcttcctctcaacaccACCGTCCCTCCTCCTCACCGTGGCTGTATTGTATGTCCAGCCAAGA CCCATGAGCCACCACCATATACAAAAGCTCCAACCATGGCCACTCCAAACAGCCATGAACACGCGAGCACCACAGCCACCGCTGGTCACCACCGCCACGCCTCCTTTCATGAGCGAACCATCACGTCTTCTCCAATCTTCAAGGCTGAAGCCATTTTTCCTCAAAGCTTTCCTTTTTCGTGCTTTTCTCCTCTCACACAAAGAACAAACAAGGTAGCTTATGTCAAGGGCTTCAAACCTATGCTTTTAGTTTTCCATTTGGTTAAGTTTTGA